In Helicobacter mastomyrinus, the sequence TCACAAGTCCTAAGATAAAGAGTGAGGGCATCGCACACACGCCAAAAATCCCCATTACTATTGCGCCATTTATGCCATTTCCGGCTACTGCGGCAGTGAGTAGGAAGTAATATACAATCCCGCAAGGCAGTAAGCCATTGCATAAGCCAAGCATATATAACCGCCATTTTGAGCCTTGGGTGAGGAGATTTTGCATAAAATGAAGCACTTTCCTAGAAAATGGAATCTTAAAAGAATAGTGCTTAATAGGTATAAATTGTGCTATCCCCAAGCCACCTAGCACGAGCAAGATTCCCACTACGAGCAAAATAGCATATTTTATTGTCTCATTTGGTGCGCTTAAATAACCCAAATTCCCAGCGATAAAGCCCAGCACACAATAAGTAGTGATTTTGCCGCTATGATAGAGGAGTTGGAGAGGGATTTGAGAGAGAAAGACATATTTTGTCGTATTTTGTGCGGGGGCATAGAGTGCGCTAAAGGCTAAGACGATTCCTCCACACATACCCACGCAGTGCCCGAGTGAAGCAAAAAATGCAATGCTTATGAGCGTGAGAATTTCTATATGTTCCATTTGTTGTTTAAATAAAGAGTGAATTAACGCTTTCGTTATGGTAGATTCTGCGAATTACTT encodes:
- a CDS encoding sulfite exporter TauE/SafE family protein; amino-acid sequence: MEHIEILTLISIAFFASLGHCVGMCGGIVLAFSALYAPAQNTTKYVFLSQIPLQLLYHSGKITTYCVLGFIAGNLGYLSAPNETIKYAILLVVGILLVLGGLGIAQFIPIKHYSFKIPFSRKVLHFMQNLLTQGSKWRLYMLGLCNGLLPCGIVYYFLLTAAVAGNGINGAIVMGIFGVCAMPSLFILGLVSASVQRKRTLFLRLSGIGMVILGFYEIYKALKVFYTL